One stretch of Chryseobacterium indologenes DNA includes these proteins:
- a CDS encoding YqaE/Pmp3 family membrane protein: protein MLLAIILPFLSFIVRGKILTGIICFILQITVIGWLPAAIWAVMSLNNERANKRNEDLIRAVREGRK from the coding sequence ATGTTATTAGCTATTATACTTCCCTTTCTATCTTTTATCGTTAGAGGAAAAATCCTTACCGGAATTATCTGTTTTATTTTACAGATTACCGTAATTGGCTGGCTTCCTGCGGCTATTTGGGCTGTGATGTCTTTAAATAATGAAAGGGCAAACAAGCGAAACGAAGATTTAATTCGAGCGGTTCGTGAAGGCAGAAAATAA
- a CDS encoding M949_RS01915 family surface polysaccharide biosynthesis protein, whose product MKKTYLLYSLPFLLFLSCKNEKKDSTAEPKVPEINRVEKTDSLVTTRIDSSQVPKALKYKGNFKDGFQWKDKNGEYIVITSETGVYLNKNFHHENDGSDAEVFAQCYSLGNNQLVWKVNDFIKDCMVDIDAAFKKNSLQVTDLDRNGIAEIWMMYEIACKGDVSPSDLKVIMYEGNQKFAMRGESKIRTGMEDHGKPVFEGGSYTFDKAFKEGPKAFREYAEKLWNKNMGE is encoded by the coding sequence GTGAAAAAAACGTACCTCCTTTATTCCCTTCCATTCTTACTCTTTTTAAGCTGTAAAAACGAAAAGAAAGATTCAACAGCTGAGCCAAAAGTTCCGGAAATTAACCGGGTAGAAAAAACAGATTCTTTGGTTACTACAAGAATTGATTCTTCCCAGGTTCCAAAAGCATTGAAATATAAAGGAAATTTTAAAGACGGATTCCAATGGAAGGATAAAAACGGAGAATATATAGTAATCACTTCTGAAACAGGAGTTTACCTCAATAAAAATTTCCACCATGAAAATGATGGTAGCGATGCTGAAGTTTTTGCCCAGTGCTATTCTTTGGGAAATAATCAATTGGTATGGAAGGTAAACGATTTTATCAAAGACTGTATGGTAGATATTGATGCTGCATTTAAGAAAAACTCTTTACAGGTAACGGATCTTGATAGAAATGGTATTGCTGAAATCTGGATGATGTATGAGATTGCATGTAAAGGCGATGTAAGCCCATCAGATTTAAAGGTCATCATGTATGAAGGAAATCAAAAATTTGCCATGCGTGGGGAATCAAAAATACGAACAGGAATGGAAGACCACGGTAAGCCAGTATTTGAAGGAGGATCTTATACTTTTGATAAAGCCTTTAAAGAAGGGCCGAAAGCGTTTAGAGAATATGCTGAAAAACTCTGGAATAAAAATATGGGAGAATAA
- a CDS encoding SRPBCC family protein, translating to MKTLLKFIGIIILLVIVYAVIAMLAFSKDYHYEKSVVINAPKEKVWQYAGSLKGYNMWDPFSKEIKNIKITYSGEGDKMGDSYHWKGDDSEGEQSIMEIVPNEKLGTKLHFIKPFEGDAKSAIVLTPEGTGTKVTWMIDNELNTMMKIMKPMMDSNMDKMFGQGLNDLKKLSEK from the coding sequence ATGAAAACACTCTTAAAATTTATCGGCATTATCATTTTGCTGGTTATCGTATATGCTGTTATTGCCATGTTGGCCTTCAGTAAAGATTATCACTATGAAAAATCTGTTGTCATTAATGCTCCTAAAGAAAAAGTATGGCAGTATGCAGGCTCCCTAAAAGGATATAATATGTGGGATCCTTTTTCAAAAGAAATTAAAAATATTAAAATTACCTATTCCGGAGAAGGAGATAAGATGGGAGACTCTTATCACTGGAAAGGAGATGACAGTGAAGGAGAACAATCTATTATGGAAATCGTGCCTAATGAAAAATTGGGAACAAAGCTTCATTTTATAAAGCCTTTTGAAGGAGATGCCAAAAGTGCTATTGTATTAACTCCTGAGGGTACCGGAACGAAAGTAACATGGATGATTGATAATGAATTGAATACCATGATGAAGATTATGAAACCCATGATGGACAGTAATATGGATAAAATGTTCGGCCAAGGGCTGAATGACCTGAAGAAATTATCAGAAAAATAA
- a CDS encoding class I SAM-dependent methyltransferase, whose amino-acid sequence MKENKYDNPSFFDQYEKMLRSQLGLEGAGEWHALKNMLPDFKGKAILDLGCGFGWHCRYAIENGAKYVVGIDLSEKMLAKAKEINNLEGILYERKALEDLDYPAERFDIVLSSLTLHYVESFDEMAQNIYQWLTYGGHFVFSVEHPVFTAEGGQDWVYNKEGEKTCWPVDQYFIEGKRNTTFLGENVIKYHRTLTSYLNTLLKHGFKIKEIIEPEPSSEMLKEIPEMKDELRRPMMLLIAVEK is encoded by the coding sequence ATGAAAGAAAATAAATACGATAACCCATCTTTTTTTGACCAGTACGAAAAAATGCTCCGTTCCCAATTGGGACTGGAAGGAGCTGGAGAATGGCATGCCCTGAAAAATATGTTACCAGATTTTAAAGGAAAAGCTATTTTGGATCTAGGCTGTGGGTTCGGATGGCATTGCCGCTATGCTATAGAAAATGGAGCGAAATATGTAGTTGGAATTGATCTTTCAGAGAAAATGCTAGCCAAAGCAAAGGAAATTAATAATCTTGAAGGCATCCTGTATGAAAGAAAAGCATTGGAAGATCTTGATTATCCTGCAGAACGGTTTGATATTGTTTTAAGCTCATTAACATTGCATTATGTGGAATCATTTGATGAAATGGCTCAAAATATCTATCAATGGCTGACTTATGGTGGTCATTTTGTATTCTCTGTGGAACATCCTGTTTTTACCGCAGAGGGAGGTCAGGATTGGGTATATAATAAAGAAGGAGAGAAAACATGCTGGCCTGTTGACCAGTATTTTATAGAAGGAAAAAGAAATACTACGTTCTTAGGGGAAAACGTGATTAAATATCACAGAACCTTAACCTCCTACCTGAATACTTTACTGAAGCATGGATTTAAAATAAAGGAAATCATTGAACCGGAACCAAGTTCTGAAATGCTGAAAGAAATTCCGGAGATGAAAGATGAGCTCCGCAGACCTATGATGCTACTGATTGCTGTAGAAAAATAA
- a CDS encoding tetratricopeptide repeat protein, whose amino-acid sequence MKSISQRLENVKKLQAKRWENEDHWDTLNDLLVKELDEILLIEPENTSALINIGAIYSDMGENEKALEYLKMALNLGSEDKNLFINLAIVMIYMEKHQAEYLEYLEDSEGKVENPLTFKAYFDPQSH is encoded by the coding sequence ATGAAGAGCATATCACAAAGACTTGAAAATGTAAAAAAACTTCAAGCAAAAAGATGGGAAAATGAAGATCATTGGGATACTTTAAACGATCTTTTGGTTAAAGAACTTGATGAAATTTTACTTATTGAGCCAGAGAATACCTCTGCCCTCATCAATATTGGAGCAATTTATTCTGATATGGGTGAAAATGAGAAAGCTTTGGAATATTTAAAAATGGCTTTAAACCTGGGTTCAGAAGATAAAAATCTTTTTATAAATCTGGCCATCGTTATGATTTATATGGAAAAACATCAGGCAGAATATTTAGAATATCTTGAAGACTCTGAGGGAAAAGTTGAAAACCCTCTTACTTTTAAAGCTTATTTTGATCCTCAATCTCATTAA
- a CDS encoding DoxX family protein — translation MTFDSLRNSRFNHWVIIHLRYLLGFAFFPSGLVKLLGERFTRISTDHPIGYFFEALYQSGFYWNFLGLAQITAGILLMTQRFATLGVLLFLAILTNIWIITISLSFAGTWVITSLMMIAVLILIIWDKHKLLPVFNYNKARTVKEYPDPSSRWIIAGVIYAISFIALYTLNPMKGEGYEKWLGRLFALIILITFVVSNYKAYQNRNLTVNT, via the coding sequence ATGACATTTGACAGTTTAAGAAACAGCAGATTTAATCATTGGGTGATTATTCATCTGCGTTATTTGTTGGGATTTGCTTTTTTTCCATCCGGATTAGTGAAATTGTTGGGAGAGAGATTTACAAGAATTTCAACAGATCATCCAATCGGATATTTTTTTGAAGCTTTATATCAGTCCGGTTTTTACTGGAATTTCTTAGGATTAGCTCAGATTACAGCCGGAATTCTGCTGATGACACAGCGTTTCGCAACTCTTGGAGTATTATTGTTTCTGGCTATATTAACCAATATATGGATCATCACCATTAGCCTTTCTTTTGCAGGAACCTGGGTGATAACTTCTTTAATGATGATTGCAGTGCTGATATTGATTATATGGGATAAGCATAAGCTGCTTCCTGTTTTTAATTATAATAAAGCCCGTACAGTGAAAGAATATCCGGATCCCAGCTCTCGTTGGATCATTGCAGGAGTGATATATGCTATAAGTTTTATTGCTCTGTATACGCTGAATCCTATGAAAGGAGAAGGATATGAAAAATGGTTGGGGAGATTATTTGCCTTAATTATTCTTATCACCTTTGTTGTAAGCAATTATAAAGCATATCAAAATCGCAATCTTACTGTAAATACTTAA
- a CDS encoding helix-turn-helix domain-containing protein, with amino-acid sequence MKQLLRFNSISDFHIFCNLPKPEHPLISLIDYSKVHYTVDDDELRWIQNFYSIGLKKNVNPRFNYGQQQYDFDSGVLCFVSPQQVLSLEIKQDIEVEPTGFLLLIHPDFLWNTSLTGKIKSYDFFSYQVKEALFLSDREETIIIDIFKNIEREYQSNLDKFTQELIIAQIELLLIYSERFYERQFLTRKKSSHELLHKFEEILSRYFKNGNLLENGIPSVKNIAEQMSISPNYLGTLLRIHTQQNTQQHIQNKLIDLAKERLSTTSLSVSEIAYELGFEHPQSFSKLFKQKTKQSPGEFRKLFN; translated from the coding sequence ATGAAACAGCTCCTTCGTTTTAATTCTATTTCAGATTTTCATATTTTCTGCAATCTTCCAAAGCCTGAGCACCCGCTGATAAGCCTCATAGATTACAGCAAAGTACATTATACTGTAGATGATGATGAATTGAGATGGATTCAGAATTTCTATTCGATTGGCCTGAAAAAAAATGTAAATCCAAGATTCAACTATGGACAGCAACAATATGATTTTGATTCCGGAGTACTCTGTTTCGTTTCTCCACAGCAGGTTTTGAGTCTGGAAATAAAACAGGATATTGAAGTAGAACCTACCGGTTTTCTATTACTTATTCATCCTGATTTTTTGTGGAATACTTCATTAACAGGAAAAATAAAATCTTACGACTTTTTCAGCTATCAGGTAAAAGAGGCTCTTTTTCTTTCTGACAGGGAAGAAACCATTATTATTGATATCTTTAAAAATATTGAACGTGAATATCAGTCGAACCTTGATAAATTCACTCAGGAACTTATTATTGCACAGATTGAGTTATTGCTGATTTACTCGGAACGTTTCTATGAACGTCAGTTTTTAACCCGAAAAAAATCGAGTCATGAATTACTCCATAAGTTTGAAGAGATTCTCTCGCGGTATTTTAAAAACGGAAATCTTCTGGAAAATGGAATTCCATCGGTAAAAAACATCGCTGAACAAATGAGCATTTCCCCCAATTATCTTGGGACATTATTACGTATTCATACACAGCAGAATACTCAGCAACATATTCAGAATAAATTAATTGATCTGGCTAAGGAGCGTTTGAGTACAACAAGTTTATCGGTAAGCGAAATTGCTTATGAGCTTGGATTTGAACATCCACAGTCTTTCAGTAAACTTTTTAAGCAAAAGACAAAACAGTCTCCTGGAGAATTTAGAAAATTGTTTAATTAA
- the rimM gene encoding ribosome maturation factor RimM (Essential for efficient processing of 16S rRNA) → MRKEDCYLLGKITRRHGLAGNVILKLDTDQPELYNKLESIFVEINGLLVPFFIEKSSWSKLDALNIAFKNSSEAMVDQVLGKSVYLPLDSLPKLTGKQFYYHEIIGFEIFDENDNNCGVIRSVNDQTAQVYFITNLDGKEVVIPMIKDWILTVDREERTIKMQLPEGLIDVFLVPSKKDE, encoded by the coding sequence ATGCGTAAAGAAGATTGCTATTTGTTGGGGAAAATCACGCGCAGACACGGACTTGCGGGTAACGTTATCCTTAAATTGGATACCGATCAGCCTGAGCTTTACAATAAATTGGAATCAATATTCGTTGAAATCAACGGATTATTGGTTCCATTTTTTATTGAAAAATCATCATGGAGCAAATTAGATGCCCTGAATATTGCCTTCAAAAATTCTTCTGAAGCAATGGTGGACCAGGTTTTAGGTAAAAGTGTTTACCTTCCATTGGATTCACTTCCAAAACTTACAGGCAAACAATTTTATTACCACGAAATCATTGGATTTGAAATTTTTGATGAAAATGATAACAACTGTGGAGTGATCAGATCTGTAAACGATCAGACGGCACAGGTATATTTCATCACCAATCTGGATGGAAAAGAAGTGGTTATTCCTATGATCAAAGACTGGATTCTTACCGTTGACAGAGAAGAAAGAACGATCAAAATGCAACTTCCTGAAGGGCTTATAGATGTTTTCCTTGTTCCTTCTAAGAAAGACGAATAA
- a CDS encoding YaaC family protein, translating into MTEIENKYGFPLFSRTTNNIYLGNHKKLIIADIWAFWDYIIKKANYEKEFMNSLLEQAKNFYLAAENSPIKSKPLLYYYSFLNFAKIIINIEKKYGRVSYMHGVGEKHHNKFSNSTIKIAEKKTSTINVSCEFLNVLDNNIITTPQTINVKDYLAHCVGIHRTYSEIYNIDEIFIRLDDIKAFKHGKELIAQARVFCNDDKYNLLIAQGYNINKIDNDFIWEEKVITTGYNTTRNSYCQLSSHLRTKGLWYFINDKGYTVYLSTHNTNRYSTEAIIYNTMFFLGSITRYHPYMFDKIFSDKEQWLMSEFLTTQPKQFLYLTTAKILGQNVMKAYSSF; encoded by the coding sequence ATGACTGAAATAGAAAACAAATATGGTTTTCCGTTATTCTCACGTACAACAAATAATATCTATTTGGGTAATCATAAGAAATTGATTATCGCAGATATTTGGGCTTTTTGGGATTATATTATTAAAAAAGCCAACTATGAAAAAGAATTTATGAATTCTTTACTTGAGCAAGCAAAAAATTTTTATTTAGCAGCTGAAAATAGTCCAATAAAATCAAAACCTTTATTGTATTATTATTCTTTTCTAAATTTTGCTAAAATAATTATTAATATCGAAAAGAAATATGGTAGAGTTTCATACATGCATGGAGTAGGTGAAAAACATCATAATAAATTTTCAAATTCAACTATAAAAATTGCTGAAAAAAAAACATCTACAATAAATGTTTCTTGTGAGTTCTTAAATGTTCTTGATAATAACATTATTACAACTCCACAAACTATAAATGTTAAAGATTATTTAGCTCACTGTGTAGGAATTCATAGAACGTATAGTGAAATTTATAACATAGATGAAATTTTCATAAGGCTCGATGATATAAAAGCATTTAAACATGGAAAAGAGTTAATTGCTCAAGCTAGAGTATTTTGTAATGATGATAAATATAATCTATTAATAGCACAAGGGTACAATATTAATAAAATTGACAATGACTTTATCTGGGAGGAAAAGGTAATTACAACCGGTTATAATACTACTAGAAATTCATACTGTCAATTATCCAGTCATTTGAGAACAAAGGGGTTATGGTATTTCATTAATGATAAAGGATATACAGTATACTTATCAACACACAATACAAATAGGTATTCTACAGAAGCTATTATATATAATACAATGTTCTTTCTCGGATCGATAACTCGTTATCATCCATATATGTTTGATAAAATATTTTCAGATAAAGAACAATGGTTGATGAGTGAGTTTTTAACGACTCAGCCAAAGCAATTCTTATATTTAACAACAGCTAAAATCTTAGGGCAAAATGTTATGAAAGCATATTCAAGTTTTTAA
- a CDS encoding 30S ribosomal protein S16 codes for MSVKIRLQRHGKKGKPFFHIVVADSRARRDGRFIEKLGTYNPITNPATIELNVDSAVQWLNNGAQPTDTARAILSYKGALYKKHLQGGVAKGAFDQAEAEKRFNAWLDAKESKVQGKVEGLATAKANAKKAALEAEVKVNEARVAAAAQAEADAKAAEEAANAPAEEVATEGEAAAETEENTEA; via the coding sequence ATGTCAGTAAAAATCAGATTACAAAGACACGGTAAAAAAGGAAAACCTTTCTTCCACATCGTGGTTGCAGATTCTAGAGCTAGAAGAGATGGTAGATTCATCGAGAAACTAGGAACTTACAACCCAATTACTAACCCAGCAACTATCGAGTTGAACGTTGATTCTGCTGTACAGTGGTTAAACAACGGTGCTCAGCCTACTGATACTGCTAGAGCTATTTTATCTTACAAAGGTGCTCTTTACAAAAAACACTTACAAGGTGGTGTTGCTAAAGGTGCTTTTGATCAAGCTGAAGCTGAAAAAAGATTTAACGCTTGGTTAGATGCTAAAGAATCTAAAGTACAAGGTAAAGTTGAAGGTTTAGCAACTGCTAAAGCTAATGCTAAAAAAGCTGCTTTAGAAGCTGAAGTAAAAGTAAATGAAGCTAGAGTTGCTGCTGCTGCACAAGCTGAAGCTGATGCTAAAGCTGCTGAAGAAGCTGCAAATGCACCTGCTGAAGAAGTGGCTACAGAAGGAGAAGCTGCTGCTGAAACTGAAGAAAACACTGAAGCTTAA
- a CDS encoding RusA family crossover junction endodeoxyribonuclease, which translates to MQDLKTKITNLFQNNLENIEEIRKELFSIYNLSNDKNYDYNTSSIEEQEDISKWLNLNEIIFLGEKKEIFTKKIIFKNESDKLSYLAQCNCKFCGDTYPVVNFLARIKPHSRQTKTEIKNQFNKNFLKSTALDNIKFIATDKLCIKLIFVLNNERDKDLDNMAKITLDSLKELMKIDDKNIDHLELLKIKTKYIESHIELRISNSKLNVEDDIVLKGANLRLLVDKLD; encoded by the coding sequence ATGCAAGATTTAAAAACTAAAATAACAAACCTTTTTCAAAATAATTTGGAAAATATTGAAGAGATAAGAAAAGAATTATTTTCAATCTATAATCTTTCTAATGATAAGAATTATGATTATAATACTTCAAGTATAGAAGAACAAGAAGATATATCTAAATGGCTAAATTTAAATGAGATCATTTTTTTAGGAGAAAAAAAAGAAATCTTCACAAAAAAAATAATTTTTAAAAATGAAAGTGATAAATTAAGTTACCTAGCTCAATGCAATTGTAAATTTTGTGGTGATACCTATCCTGTAGTAAATTTTTTAGCAAGAATAAAACCACACTCACGCCAAACCAAAACCGAAATAAAAAATCAGTTTAATAAAAATTTTCTAAAATCTACTGCCCTAGATAATATTAAATTTATTGCTACAGACAAATTATGCATAAAATTAATTTTTGTTCTTAATAATGAAAGAGATAAAGATCTTGACAATATGGCTAAAATCACACTTGATTCATTAAAAGAACTAATGAAAATTGATGATAAGAATATAGATCACCTTGAATTATTAAAGATAAAGACAAAATATATTGAAAGTCATATCGAGTTAAGAATATCCAATAGTAAGTTAAACGTAGAGGATGATATAGTACTAAAAGGAGCAAACCTTAGATTACTTGTTGATAAATTAGATTAG
- a CDS encoding nitroreductase family protein, with product MNKAEILKEIIEQRRSIFPKDYTDAEISQEVIDEILHSATLAPNHKRTKPWRFKIFKGEEKAKLASEMQAIYKSTQPEQLFLEKKYNDIGFKINKANVVVSIVVNFSGMVPEWEEIAATSMAVQNMYLSCTANNLGCYWSSPKIVDHLKESLTIEENQKCLGLFYMGSL from the coding sequence ATGAATAAAGCAGAAATTTTAAAAGAAATCATAGAACAGAGAAGAAGTATTTTCCCGAAAGATTATACAGATGCAGAAATTTCTCAGGAAGTTATTGATGAAATTTTACATTCAGCAACTTTGGCTCCCAATCATAAACGTACGAAGCCTTGGCGTTTCAAAATATTTAAAGGAGAAGAAAAAGCGAAACTGGCTTCAGAAATGCAGGCGATCTATAAATCTACTCAACCGGAACAGCTATTCTTAGAAAAAAAATATAATGATATTGGTTTTAAAATCAATAAAGCTAATGTAGTTGTTTCCATTGTTGTTAATTTCAGTGGAATGGTTCCGGAATGGGAAGAAATTGCTGCCACTTCTATGGCTGTACAAAATATGTATCTAAGCTGTACTGCAAACAATCTGGGTTGCTACTGGAGCTCTCCTAAAATTGTTGATCATTTGAAAGAATCTCTGACAATAGAAGAAAATCAGAAATGTCTGGGACTTTTCTATATGGGGTCCCTATAA
- a CDS encoding M3 family metallopeptidase, translated as MNILTEKFNTPYHSAPFGDIKNEDYLPAFKALIQKSEEEINAIVDNPEVPTFENVIEALAYSGEQLDVVSNIFFNLNSAETSDEIQQIAQEVSPILTEYSSKISQNEALFNKIKKVYDEKEKYTLNEEQEMLLNETYKGFVRSGALLNEEDKEKLKKISMDLSIKSLQFGQNVLASTNTYFKHITDKEQLAGIPEAIVEQFAEEAKERNLEGWVVTLQYPSYIPFMTYAENRELRKELALANGKKSFDGGEHDNQNLIKELLQLKQQKAELLGYKDYADYVLEERMAKSPVKVIDFLNELLTKAKPYADKEIEELKSLAKADGIEEMQSYDHAFYAEKLRKQKFDLNDEELKPYFPLNQVQDAVFGLAGKLFGLTFEERSDIPKYHEDVKVYEVKENGTYKSLLYVDYFPRKGKRAGAWMTSYKNQYKQNGENSRPHISIVCNFSKPTKETPSLLTFQEVTTLFHEFGHALHGMMADTQYPTLSGTSVKWDFVELPSQFLENFCYEPEFLKTFAKHYKTGAVLPDEKIEKIEQSKNFMEGYQTLRQLGFGLLDMNYHTKVEELKNESVKEFEDKYTKATALYPTNPETAMSPSFSHIFQGGYSAGYYSYKWAEVLDADAFQYFKENGIFNPEIAAKYKVILASGGTKDPMELYKAFRGSEPKVESLLKRAFG; from the coding sequence ATGAATATTTTAACAGAAAAATTCAACACACCATATCACTCAGCACCCTTCGGTGACATTAAAAATGAAGATTATCTTCCTGCTTTCAAAGCATTAATTCAAAAATCAGAAGAAGAGATCAACGCTATTGTTGACAACCCTGAAGTACCAACTTTTGAAAATGTGATTGAAGCATTAGCTTATTCCGGTGAGCAGCTGGATGTGGTATCCAATATCTTTTTCAATTTAAATTCTGCAGAAACCAGTGATGAGATCCAACAGATCGCTCAGGAAGTGTCTCCGATTTTAACAGAATATTCTTCTAAAATTTCTCAGAACGAAGCGCTTTTCAACAAAATCAAAAAGGTTTATGATGAAAAGGAAAAATATACTCTTAATGAAGAGCAGGAAATGCTTTTAAATGAAACTTATAAAGGTTTCGTAAGAAGTGGTGCCCTATTAAACGAAGAAGACAAGGAAAAATTAAAAAAGATCAGCATGGATCTTTCTATAAAATCTCTTCAGTTCGGACAAAATGTGCTGGCTTCTACCAATACCTATTTCAAGCATATCACAGATAAAGAACAATTAGCAGGAATTCCGGAAGCCATTGTTGAACAGTTTGCTGAGGAAGCTAAAGAAAGAAATCTTGAAGGTTGGGTAGTTACATTACAATATCCAAGCTATATCCCATTTATGACCTATGCTGAAAACCGTGAATTGAGAAAAGAACTGGCATTGGCAAATGGTAAAAAATCTTTTGACGGTGGAGAACATGACAATCAAAACCTCATCAAAGAACTTCTTCAGCTAAAGCAGCAGAAAGCTGAACTTTTAGGATATAAAGATTATGCAGATTATGTACTGGAAGAAAGAATGGCTAAATCTCCGGTAAAGGTTATTGATTTCTTAAATGAACTTTTAACGAAGGCCAAACCTTATGCTGATAAAGAAATTGAAGAATTGAAATCACTAGCCAAAGCTGATGGAATTGAAGAAATGCAAAGTTATGACCATGCTTTTTATGCAGAAAAACTTCGTAAACAGAAATTTGATCTTAATGATGAAGAACTGAAACCTTATTTTCCATTAAACCAAGTACAGGATGCTGTTTTTGGACTGGCTGGAAAGTTATTCGGGTTAACTTTTGAAGAAAGAAGTGATATTCCGAAATACCACGAAGATGTAAAAGTATATGAGGTGAAAGAGAACGGAACTTATAAGTCTTTATTATATGTGGATTATTTTCCAAGAAAAGGGAAAAGAGCCGGGGCATGGATGACCAGCTATAAAAATCAGTACAAGCAGAACGGAGAAAACTCACGTCCGCATATTTCCATTGTTTGCAATTTTAGCAAACCGACGAAAGAGACCCCTAGCTTATTGACATTCCAGGAGGTAACGACTTTATTCCACGAATTCGGACATGCGCTTCACGGAATGATGGCAGATACCCAATACCCTACTCTATCCGGAACTTCTGTAAAATGGGATTTTGTGGAACTTCCGTCTCAATTCCTGGAAAACTTCTGCTATGAGCCAGAGTTTCTGAAAACTTTTGCAAAGCATTATAAAACCGGAGCGGTTCTTCCAGACGAAAAAATTGAAAAGATTGAACAGTCTAAAAACTTTATGGAAGGTTACCAAACGTTAAGACAATTAGGTTTCGGATTACTGGATATGAACTATCATACAAAAGTTGAAGAGTTGAAAAACGAAAGTGTAAAGGAATTTGAAGATAAGTATACGAAAGCTACAGCGCTTTATCCTACCAATCCAGAAACTGCAATGAGCCCAAGTTTCTCGCACATTTTCCAGGGTGGATATTCTGCAGGGTATTATTCTTACAAATGGGCAGAAGTATTGGATGCTGATGCGTTCCAGTATTTTAAAGAAAACGGAATCTTCAACCCGGAAATTGCAGCAAAATATAAAGTAATTCTTGCTTCCGGAGGAACAAAAGATCCTATGGAACTGTATAAAGCTTTCAGAGGAAGCGAGCCGAAAGTAGAGAGTTTGTTGAAAAGAGCTTTTGGATAA